Below is a genomic region from Neisseria arctica.
AAGCCCGTTTCACTATTCACCACTAGAGTTGTTAAGGGTGGTAAGTTATTTTCATTACAATAAAAAGCAATATGTCCCAAAGTTCCCCCTAAAACCCCTGTTGCCTGATGTCCAAACATTAAAATAGAAAGGCTTTTATATGTATGTGTTTGTCGATTCATTGCAGCTGAAATCAAAATTTGCCACGCTTGCAATGCTCTCCCAGCTTGAGTCGAATTCGGATTAAATCTTCGTAGCATTTTTACTCCTCTATAAATTAAATACAGATTAAATACTCATAGATTTAAGATCTTAAAGATATGCTCAGATCGTCTGAAAACTATTAATCAAACTGCTTCTGCCCGTTACGCACGAACGGCAGTTTCAAAACGCGCACATCCACTTCTTTTCCTCGCAAAATTACTTTGGCGGTATCACCCGTATCTTTAGGTACGCGGGCAATGGCGATAGATTGTTTCAGACTGGGCGAGAATACGCCGCTGGTGGTAATGCCTTTGCCAAACTCGGTAACGACTTCCATACCTTCGCGCAATACACCGCCTTTTTCCAGCAGCAGGCCAACTTGTTTTACATCCACGCCTTTTTCTTTCAAAGCCACCAATGCGGATTTACCGACGAAATCGCGGGTTTCATCTTTCAGGTCAACCGTCCAACCCATACCTGCTTGTAGCGGACTGGTGTCGTCGTCCATGTCGTGGCCGTAAAGATTCATACCTGCCTCCATACGCAATGTATCGCGTGCGCCCAAGCCGCAAGGCTGTACGCCTGCTGCACGTAAAGCATTGAAAAATGCGGGAGCCTCACTACCGGGCAAAATCACTTCCACGCCGTCTTCTCCCGTATAACCAGTGCGGGCGACAAACCAATCGTTACCCAAATCGGCACCTTGGAATACTTTGAGGTTGTTAACGGTATCTGACCACTCCGGTTTAACCGTCAGCAGTTTTTCAATGGCTTTAGGACCTTGCACGGCCAACATGGCCAAATCGTAACGGGGAGTGATTTCGATACCGAATTCCTCGCCCACTTTGGCAAATTGTGCCAAGTCTTTTTCTCGGGTAGCGGCATTGGATACGATGCGGTAGGCAGTTTCGGCTTCGTTGGCGCGGTACACGATCAAATCATCCATCACACCGCCGTTTTCATTCAGCATGGCAGAATACAGGGCTTTTCCGACAAAACCCAGTTTGGCCACATCATTAGCGAGCAGTTTTTGCAGCCACGCTTTGGCTTGCGCACCACGAATATCGGAAACCAGCATATGTGAAACATCGAACATACCGGCATCTGTGCGCACGGCTTCATGTTCGACAATTTGGGAACCATAGTTTACAGGCAGCTGCCAGCCGGCAAAATCAACCAGCTTGCCGCCTGCCTCTTGGTGGGCAGAATAAAAAGGGGTGGTTTTCAGGGTAGTCATCTCAAGTTTCTCCATGTTTTCAGTTATTCCACAATAGCCATTTGCCTGAGCATAATCGGGCCAAAGGCAAAGACGGCATGCGTCGGATTTTTTGCAGCCGTTCTTTGTGCCTTAATTGGGACGCTCTTACTTCAATAAAGAAAAAACAGCATAGCAGGCCGCCGCGTTTGATTACACGCGCCCCTATCTGTCCTGATACCTGAGATTTTCAGCCGTAAAACGGCTTTCTCCCCTTCGGTGGGCGCAGCCGCGCCACTCTCCAGATTTTTTGTTGACAATATGCAGTCCTTTTACCTGAGCGATTTAAGGGTATCTGCGCCTTCGGTGGCACGCCGACGGGCGCACTCTCTCCTGCATATGCTTTCGGATTATGGCTGTATTTTCGCAATGCCGCAAGGCCTGATTTCCAAAACTTTACAAAATAATTTTACAAAAATTACTTTTAAACTGTTATTACTCAAAATCACAACATGAGGCCGGACAACACCACCCTAATCACACATTATTTTAAAAAATTAATTTTTTTAAACTATTGTATGTTAAATTAAATTGGAATATATTTAAGGACACATACATACTGGCATGTATGCCAAATAGAAGAAAAAAATAAGGAATCGAAAATGGCACAAATCACTTTAGATAAAACCGATCTCAAGATCCTCCAAGTCTTACAGGAAAACGGTCGTCTGACTAATGTCGAACTCTCTGAACGTGTGGCACTCTCTCCCTCCCCCTGCCTACGCCGTCTGAAACAATTGGAAGATGCGGGTATTATCCGTCAATATGCTGCCCTACTTTCTCCGGTTGCCGTACAACTCGGCTTACAGGCTTTTATCCGCGTGTCTATTGATAAAGCCAGCGAGTCGCGCGACCAATTTGCCTCTGCTATACAAACATGGCCCGAGGTACTAAGCTGCTTTGCCCTAACCGGAGAAACCGATTATCTCTTACATGCGTTTTTCACAGATATGAACGCATTCTCTCATTTCGTATTAGAAACACTCTTATCACACCCGGGTGTGCAAGACGCAAAGTCCAGCTTTGTCTTAAAAGAAATCAAAAATACAACTGCTCTGCCCTTGGGGCACTTAAACCAACAAGATTAAAGCCTTATTCTTACCATGTATAACACGACGGTGTGAACCGTCGTGTTTTCTTATTCCTTATAAACCATGACAACCGCTAGATCATTTTATTTTCAGACGGCCTCCAGATTCTCTATAAAATACATACATTAACTTTTAACGTCTTTTTCCACCTTTAATAGCATTCCTTTTTCGATTGCTACAGCTCACGCAATCATTTGGTAATAAATCCTAGCTTTGTTAAAATAACCAGCCCATATTCAAGCACTTCAAACACATTAAGATACCGATGAATGCCGACGACCAAACCATAATCCGACATACCTTAGTTTGGCTTGAAAAAGCCGTAATCGGATTAAATCTCTGCCCATTTGCCAAAGCACCCCATGCCAAAGGCCGTATCCGCATCAGCGTAAGCCACGCCAAGCATTTAGACGGTTTTTTAGAAGATCTTGACCGTGAATTACAATTTCTCGCAGAAACTCCAGCTGAAGAAACCGAAACTACCTTACTGGTACACCCAACTTTATTTACCGACTTTTTGATTTTTAATGATATGCTGGATTTGGCCGATGCAGCCATTACCGATAACGGGCTCGAAGGCATCATACAGATCGCACCGTTTCATCCCCGCTTCCAATTCGAAGGGACTTCTCCCGACGATATCAGCAACTATACCAACCGTTCGCCCTATCCTACCCTTCATCTTATTCGCGAAGACAGCATTGCCAAGGCAACCGAAGCTTTTCCCAATGCTGCGGATATTTTCGAACGCAATATCGCCCTTTTAGAAAATATGGGGCATGAAGGATGGCGTAAACTTGAGATTCCCACTTGTCCGTTACATTCCAAACAAACGGAAACCACATGATACGCTGGCTATTTGCGGGCTGCGGCATAATTGCCCTGACTCTGGGCATTATCGGAATTTTTCTACCCATACTACCCACTACTCCTTTTGTTCTCCTTGCTGCCGGCTGTTGGGCGAAGTCTTCCCCTCACTTTCATCATTGGCTAAGCAGACATCGTTACTTCGGCCCTATCATTAAAAATTGGGAAACCCGTCGGGCCATTCCTAAAAAAGCCAAATATTTGGCCTTCAGCATGATGGCTTTTTCATGTTTGCTGCTATGGGTACGATTTCCTATGCAATGGTGGATAGCAATCGCTACAATGGTTTGCATTTCGGTAGCTTTTTGGATGTGGCGATTACCGGACGCTTAGTCAGTCCCTATCCTTTCAAAAGCACCAAATCAGCTATCCAATTTATTTTTATAAGTTTTTTTAGCCAACCAATTAAATAAAACTGCAAAATTGTCGGCAAAAACGGGCAAGTGCAGTATAATGCGGCCTTTCCCTTTACAATTTCCGGGATAAATTAAAATCAACAAGTTAACTTTTACAGAGGTTAACACATCAATTTCGATTACCCTTAACGGAAAAGGATAGCCGATGCGCCTTCACAACGCTCTTATCCCCATGCTGCTCATGCCGCTGTTTGCACAAGCCGCCTCTTTTGACGGCGCCAGCCTAAGCCTGATTTGGGGTCTGCCCTTTGCCCTCATTTTGCTTTCAATCGCCTTATTTCCATTATTGGCGCCACACTTTTGGCATCATCATTTTGGTAAAGTGACGGCCTTTTGGACCATACTCTTTTTGATTCCGCTTATTATTTTTTATGGCTTCGGTGCCGCCGTGCATACCATTGCACATGCATTGATCGAAGAATATATTCCTTTTATCCTGCTTTTATTGGCACTCTACACCATATCGGGCGGTATTTTAGTTTGGGGTAATTTACACGGCAGCCCTAAAACCAACACTACTATTTTGGCTATCGGAACCGTTTTGGCATCATTAATGGGCACTACAGGAGCTGCCATGCTCTTAATCCGTCCGTTACTGAAAGCCAACGATAACCGCAAACACCGTGTACACGTGGTGGTTTTCTTCATTTTCTTAGTTGCCAATATCGGCGGTGGTCTCACTCCTCTGGGTGACCCACCTCTGTTTTTAGGCTTTTTAAAAGGCGTAGACTTTATGTGGACGGTGCAACACATGCTCCCTCCCGTATTTATCAGCGCCGCCATTTTGCTGCTTGTGTTCTACTTGCTAGACAGCTATCTGTATAAAAAAGAAGATGAAGTCAGCGATACGGATCCGACTCCCGACAGCCCGTTGAAAATCTTCGGCAAATGGAATTTCCTACTGCTTTTGGGCGTAGTTGGTTCGGTACTGATGTCAGGCTTGTGGAAGCCCGACCATCCCGGTTTTGAAATTCTCGGCAGCACCTACCAATTGCAAAACCTAGTACGCGACCTGATTTTACTTGCTCTTGCCGGTATTTCCTTAGCAATTACGCCCAAGCAAGTTCGCGCGGGCAATGAGTTCAACTGGGATCCTATTTTAGAAGTAGGTAAACTCTTCCTTGGTATTTTCATCACCATCGCCCCTGTATTGGCAATCCTTAAAGCCGGCGAGGCCGGTGCGTTCCGCGGCTTGATTTCAATGGTACACGATGCAGACGGCAACCCCGTCAACACCATGTATTTCTGGATGAGCGGCCTACTTTCAGCTTTCTTGGACAACGCTCCTACTTATTTAGTGTTTTTCAATATGGCAGGTGGAGATGCCCAGTCACTAATGACCGGCCCGCTGTTCCATTCATTACTGGCTATTTCTATGGGTTCGGTATTTATGGGGGCTCTAAGCTATATCGGTAACGCACCGAACTTTATGGTGAAATCAATTGCCGAACAGCGCAAAGTCAAAATGCCGAGCTTTTTTGGCTATATGGTTTGGTCCTTCGGCATTCTGGTACCCATATTCATTTTGCACACTTTTATTTTCTTTGTTTTCCAATGGTTCTAAGCAAATAAAAACACCATAGAAAAAAGGCCGTCTGAAAAAATATTCAGACGGCCTTTTCACTTCCTACACAATCACAATCGGCTTAGTATTTTACTTGAGCTTCACTGCCGTGCCACTCACGCTCACCATCATCATCATCGAACCACTTTGGCCGATAACTTCATAATCAATATCCACTCCGACCACGGCATCCGCACCCAGCTTACGGGCATACTCCTCCATCTCCGCAAAAGCAGTTTCACGCGCATTACGCATTTCACGTTCATAAGCACCGGAGCGGCCACCGACAACATCTCTAATAGACCCCAAAATATCTTTGAAAATATTGCTGCCTAAAATAGCTTCTCCGACAACAATATCCAAATATTCGGCAATCTCGCGGCCTTCAATAGTGGGCGTGGTGGTTTTCAACATTACAAATTTCCTTATAAATCACTTAATGTACAATTAAACATGGTTCCAATACTCTCTTTTTCAAGACGTCATAACGTATTTAAAAACCAACTCACCCAATAAAAAGCCGCCTAATTAAGGCGGCACGATGTAAATACCTTTCCTTTACTCAGCCCCACATTTTCCAAAGCATTTGCGCAGCAATAACCAAAAGTAATAGACCAAAAGCCAATTTCAACTTTTCAGACGGCAGCTTATGCGACACCTTCACACCCAACGGAGCAAACAATACCGTGGCCACACTTAAAACTACTACTGCAGGCAAATACCAAAATCCCAAACTGCCGGCCGGCAAACCCGCTACACCCCATCCGGAAATCAAATACCCCAATGCACCGGCTACGGCAATCGGCCAAGCCAAACCAGCAGAAGTGCCCACGGCACGATGTACGGGCACATTACAGTACAACATGAAGGGCACCGACAACGAACCGCCGCCAATCCCTACCCAGCTGGATATCAAGCCAAAGAGCGCCCCTACGCCGCTCAATCCCATACGCTCAGGCAAATGCCGGCTGGGTTTAGGTTTTACATTGGCCAGCGTACGCAAAGCAATCACCACGGTAAATACAACAAAAAAGATTTGTAACGCACGGTTAGAAATAAACTGAGCTAATATCGCACCCAATACCACCCCCGCCACCATGCCCGGAGCCATATTACGCACAATATGCCAATCTACTGCCCCTTTACGGTTTTGTGCCAACACGCTGGAGAAAGTCGTAAACACCATCACAGCAAAAGAAGTACCAACGGCAATATGCTGGGCATGCGATAACCCCTGCAATCCTTGAAGCTGCAACACCCACAACACCACCGGCACAATAATCATACCTCCGCCGATACCCAGCAAGCCTGCAATAAAACCTGCGAAAGCACCTACGGCCAACATGGCTAAAATAATTTCAATGGTCCACATATATTTTCAGGCGGCCCCTCACCGCAACTTAACAGACAACCACTCAGGCCGTCTGAAAAAAGCCGCTCCATCAAAATGAAGCGGCTCTACAAATCCCGTACAAAACCAAAAAAACAGCCGATTAAAATCATTTCAACCAGCTGCCAGCCTTGCACTTATTGGCGCTGCTTCCACCATTTGTAGCCAAACATCACATAGCCCGACAAACTATAGCCCAAGAAAAACAGAAACAGCACTAAAGAAGGCTCCATTGCCACTACCAACAGCAACAACATGGCCAAAATCATCGCTACAAAGGGAACTTTCCGGCGTACATTGATTTCTTTGAAACTCCAAAACGGAATCTGCACCACCATCGACAAACCGGCAAACAATGTAATCAATAAACAGAACCACTTAACGCCGGGCAAACTTTCATAACTATGGTTAACCCATATCAACCCTACCACCAATGCCGCGGCAGTCGGGCTGGGAATACCAATAAACCAACGCTTGTCCACCTTACCGATCAGCGTATTAAATAATGCCAAACGCAAAGCCGCACATGCGCAATAAATAAACGCAACCGAATAGCCGATTTTACCAAACTGCCAAAGTTGCCATTTATAAGCAATCAACGCCGGAGCCAATCCGAAACTTACCATATCAGCCAAACTGTCAAGCTGCTCACCAAACGCACTTTGACTATTGGTCCAACGTGCCACACGACCATCCATCCCGTCAAGCAGCATAGCGATAAACACTGCAACTGCTGCCGTTTCATAATGACCGTGCATAGCTTGAGTAATGGCGAAAAATGCCGAAAACAACGCCGCTATCGTAAAAGCATTTGGTAACAGATAAATGCTGTTTTGCCGAAGCTTGGCGCGGCGGCTGAAATCGGGGGAATTAGAATTTTCCGTTGACATAATCTCCTCAGGCCGTCTGAATCTCCACAGCCGAAACAACCGTGAAGTAAAAAGGATACGAACGGTTGATTATACCGCATATCGACATGATACGCGGCTACTAAAAAGTCTTATTGAATTCAACAAATAAACGATTCTTCTGATAAGTATAAAAAGGATCGTTGCTGTTATTGCGCTGATGAGAAAATGTCAATCTCGGAGTAATACCTCTAAAGTAAACTGCCCGATGCCATATCGAAATAGAAGCCGCCAACTCAGAATCTTGTCGCCTATCATTTTCACTAAAGAAACTTGGTGCTTGATAGCGGCGTTTTGCATACCCCACTTGAGCACGCCCAGACAACCCTGAAGCCCACTCATATCCTAAACCGGCTCGTACCCCATAGCGGTTAAAACTATCACTTTTATCTTCCGGATTACGCTCCTGATAATGATCTCCGCCTAATAGCCAATATTGTTTAGCAGACGGATAATACATCCAAGATATTCCTATCAGATGTGACTTACTATCGGATCTTTCCCGTTGTTGGTTTTTCAAACGACTCATCTCTCCTACCGTGGCTAGCTGGAGATTTGATAACAACCAATGATTCCAATAGCTTCTGATCCCATTGGTGTAACTATAAGCATCATTTCCATACATACGCCGCTCATGAAAAGGTATCACACCCAGATCGTTACGGCTATCTGCCCAGCCTATTCCCGCACCGATACGCATTGTCAAATCATTATAACGGCTATAAGAAGGATAATCCTTACCGGATAAATCTGCAGTAAATTTAAAATAGTAACCGTTACTTAAAGAAAACTTTTTATCTGCACCCGCCTGATAACTTAAAGCCAATGCATCAATAGGCTGATCAAAACGCCACCCACGATAACAATCATCATTCGGATCCTCTGCTTTGGCATCCGCGCATTGATTCTGCTCCAAATATTTACCTAAATATTGCTGTTGCGGAGCCTGATTTATATTACTTTCACGTATCACACTGATACCGGCATATGTCTGCCAAGCATCACGCTCACGCAACGCTTGCCGATAATGTTCAATGCCTTCACGCACAACTTCAGGCAGGCTTTCCGCCTGCAAACGATCAAATTGATCCGCCGCAGCCTCATTTTGCTGATCTTCAAATAAGGCCTGTGCCATTCTGAAGCGCAACATAGGAGCATCAGGTTCTGCTGCAACCAATTCACGATATAGCCCTACTGCTTCATTTGCCCTACCCTCAGACTGAGCCAATACGGCTTGGGCAAATTTTGCCAAACCTTCATTATGCTGCGGCCACATACGGTAAACAGGCAATAACACCTTAATCCCAGGAAAGTTTCCGGATGCAACGGCAGATTGCATAGCTCGCTCCAGTAAAGCAGGATTATTCACTAAATCTGCCTCATTCACTTCAATTACTGGCATATCTTTTGTGACAGCCTCCACATGGCGATACTTGCCTAGTTGAGGCTCAGGTATATTCAGTTTGAGTTCAGGCGTATTCTGGGGAAGCCCCACATCATTTGCCTTCGGAATAGTCTCCGCTATTACAACTCCGCTACTAACAATATAAGTCAGCCCTAAAAACAATACCGATTTGAATATTGACTTATTCAAAAATGATATCCCCCCTTAAAGATAAAAACACACGAAAACAAGAAAAACCGCTTGAAATCAAGCGGTTTTCTAAATCAACCATTATTATTGACGCTTGGCACCATAGCCGCCGATCAGCTGCTGGTCCTTACCGCTCAAACCGTAAGTACCGCCGATCTCCGCAACAGAAGCACCTCCGTAAAACTTACCATTCAATGTACCGCTCAAAGTATTGTCAGCTGTATTGACCGTACCTTTAAATGAGTTTTCATTATTTCCCCATTTGGCAGTTCCCGTTAAGTTATATTTATCTGCAGGTGTGGAAACACGTATACCGTTTTGAGCCTTATGAATTTGGGAATCGCTGGTTGCAAAGCGAATACCTTTTTTCGCAAAGTCCGCTACAGCGGTTACCTTAGAAGTCAGTTGGTGATTGCCTTCTTTATTAACTAAGTAAGCCGTTGAAATACCTTTGTAGGTGGCAGTACCACTGATAGGCATCTCATTGACAGCAGTTTCATCACCCAAACTTTGATAGCCATGAGAAATGCCATTATTCGGATCAAAGTAATGTGCAAAGGTCTGATAAGTCCAACCTGCCGCTGCCGGATCATGAATCACCACCTGAACACCATTTTCAAACTGAATGGCATAAACTCCATCAACTGCTTTATCAAACATTAAACCATTAACATCCTTTTTAATGTAATTGATCTCGTTCAGGATATTGACTACCTGTCCAGCCATATTCTGTCGGCGAGCCATATAGTCTGTATAAATTGGTTCCCATTTATCAATCTCTTGTTGCGCTTTTATCTTTGCTTTCAGATCAGCTTCCTCATCCTCTAAAATCTCGCGCGCAGCTTTTAACTTGTTAAAAATAGGTATGATTTCTTCATCTAAAGAGCTTTTTGCAACAGAATAATATCCCTTTTCCTCACCATATAAAGGGCTGATATTTTCGATGGTTGTCCCTGCAGAACTTGCTTTTGCAACGGCAGAATAAGGTGTTAAATATCCTACAGCTGTATCTGCACTCAGTACTGCACCATCTACAATAAGACGATCATTTGGTTTTAAAATTAGGCTGCGAATTAAACCAATTTGCGTATCGACCAACGCAGGCTTGCCATCCACTTTTCTCAACTGCATATGAGGGTTATGTTGCTGAGCACTATCCGATTTAATAAAGTGAGTATGCAACGGTACAGGTAAATTCAAAGCTGGCAAACTATTATTATCTTCAATACTATCTAAATTAGTATCGGCAGTATTACTGCCTACATTATTATTTTGAGCTAATGATTCTGCCGCTTTAAGCAATTCTAACAATTTGTCTCTACTGGCCTTAGGAACCAGGCTCTTTTGAGCATTACTAAGATTTGTATAGTTATTTAATACGGCTTTCAATGCTTCCGTATGCTCTACAGTTAGATCCTCAGCACTCGGTAAAGCCTCAATTTGATCCATCACTTGACGTACTTCCCGAGCATTTGCAAGCAACTCTGTATTTAAAGATGTCCCACTTGCGCCACTACCTCCACCGCCGCCTCCGCAAGCGGTCAATACGGCTGCACAAATTGCTGTCATGACTATATTTCTGATAGGCGTTTTCGATCCCATAATATCCTCTTTAAATATTAAAAACTCAATACAGAGCAAAAGCTTTTCTAGCTAATCATTACAAAATATAACGTAATTATAGATACTTTATCTTTTTATTCAACAATAAAACATCCGACATATGCATTATGATTGCCAACAAGGAAAATAAAGCCTTACAGGTCGGGCATCTCATGCCGAAATATAAAAAATCTTTTCAGACGGCCTGTCGGCTTATTGCTACAATAGAAAACTATTTTGATTATTTTTAAAGCCGTCTGAAAACAAGACTCCGGATTATACGCATGACTTCAAATTCCTCCTCGAATAAAAGCTGGCTGACTGCCGCGGCTGCCTATACTGACCGCCGTGCAGTAACTTTGTTTTTTCTCGGTTTCTCTGCCGGCATCCCGATTCTGCTGATTTTTTCCAGCCTGTCTCTTTGGCTGAGAGAGGCCGGAGTGGACCGTAGTACGGTAACCATGTTCAGCTGGGCGGCTTTGGCATATTCTTTCAAGTTTGTGTGGGCTCCGCTGATTGATTCTTTACCGCTACCGCTTCTGACCAAATTATTAGGGCGGCGTCGCGGTTGGCTGCTGGCTTCTCAGTGTGCGATTGTCGCAGCGATTTGCTGTATGGCTTTGGTAAACCCTGTCAATGAAACGGCACTAATTTATATGGCTGCTGCTGCCGTATTGCTCGGCTTTTCATCTGCTACCCAAGATATTGTGATTGACGCTTACCGTATCGAAGCCTCGGCAGACAATGTCGCCATGCAGTCGGTAACGGCGGCTACTTATAATGCGGGTTACCGCCTCGGCATGGTTGTCGCCGGCGCAGGAGCTTTATTTTTAGCGGCAAAATTAGGCTCTCACGAAAAAGCTTATGTTTATGAAGCTTGGCAGCAAACTTATTTCATTATGGCAGCCGTGATGGGGGTGGGTATTTTCACTACATTGCTCACACGGGAGCCGGAAAGTTCGCAAAAGATTACACCTGCCCGCCCTGCGGGCGAGAATCTACGCTTGATGCTATTGTTTACCGTATCGATTGCTGCTTTTGTGGCCGTATTTTCTACAATCGGCAGTGTATTACCTTCTTCAGACGGCATTTTCACCAGTTTTTTGCTTGAAGCGGTACGCCTATTATTATCTACGGCTGCGGCAGTAGCGGTGGGAACAGCCATTGTGAAAAGCGGTTTGGTTCCGAAGTCGCTGGCGGTTGCAACTTGGATAGAACCTGTGGCCGACTTTTTCCGCCGCTATGGTTCTTCGGCATTATGGTTGCTGGCCTTAATCGGGATATACCGTATTTCGGATATTGTGGCCGGCGTGATTTCCAATGTGTTTTATCAAGACATGGGATTTAGCAAAGAAGAAATCGCTGCTGCGGTAAAAACATTCGGTGTATTGATGGCTATCGGCGGCGGCTTTTTGGGTGGTTTGCTCTCACAAAAATTTTCATTAATGAAAATGATGATGCTGGGAGCCATATTGGCTGCTGCAACTAATCTGTTGTTTATTGCATTGGCCTATCGCGGACATGATGTCGCCTTTATGTATCTGGCCGTCGGTTTCGATAACTTAGCGGCTGGCTTGGCCGGTGCGGTTTTTATCGCTTTTTTGTCTGCCCTTACCAATATCCGCTTTACCGCCGTGCAATATGCCATTTTCAGCTCTTTAATGACATTACTGCCCAAAACACTAGGCGGATATTCGGGCGCAATGGTTGATAAAATAGGCTATCCGGGCTTTTTTATGTTTACGGCTCTAATCGGTCTGCCGGTATTGCTGTTGGTTTATGTGGTA
It encodes:
- a CDS encoding transferrin-binding protein-like solute binding protein → MTAICAAVLTACGGGGGGSGASGTSLNTELLANAREVRQVMDQIEALPSAEDLTVEHTEALKAVLNNYTNLSNAQKSLVPKASRDKLLELLKAAESLAQNNNVGSNTADTNLDSIEDNNSLPALNLPVPLHTHFIKSDSAQQHNPHMQLRKVDGKPALVDTQIGLIRSLILKPNDRLIVDGAVLSADTAVGYLTPYSAVAKASSAGTTIENISPLYGEEKGYYSVAKSSLDEEIIPIFNKLKAAREILEDEEADLKAKIKAQQEIDKWEPIYTDYMARRQNMAGQVVNILNEINYIKKDVNGLMFDKAVDGVYAIQFENGVQVVIHDPAAAGWTYQTFAHYFDPNNGISHGYQSLGDETAVNEMPISGTATYKGISTAYLVNKEGNHQLTSKVTAVADFAKKGIRFATSDSQIHKAQNGIRVSTPADKYNLTGTAKWGNNENSFKGTVNTADNTLSGTLNGKFYGGASVAEIGGTYGLSGKDQQLIGGYGAKRQ
- a CDS encoding AmpG family muropeptide MFS transporter yields the protein MTSNSSSNKSWLTAAAAYTDRRAVTLFFLGFSAGIPILLIFSSLSLWLREAGVDRSTVTMFSWAALAYSFKFVWAPLIDSLPLPLLTKLLGRRRGWLLASQCAIVAAICCMALVNPVNETALIYMAAAAVLLGFSSATQDIVIDAYRIEASADNVAMQSVTAATYNAGYRLGMVVAGAGALFLAAKLGSHEKAYVYEAWQQTYFIMAAVMGVGIFTTLLTREPESSQKITPARPAGENLRLMLLFTVSIAAFVAVFSTIGSVLPSSDGIFTSFLLEAVRLLLSTAAAVAVGTAIVKSGLVPKSLAVATWIEPVADFFRRYGSSALWLLALIGIYRISDIVAGVISNVFYQDMGFSKEEIAAAVKTFGVLMAIGGGFLGGLLSQKFSLMKMMMLGAILAAATNLLFIALAYRGHDVAFMYLAVGFDNLAAGLAGAVFIAFLSALTNIRFTAVQYAIFSSLMTLLPKTLGGYSGAMVDKIGYPGFFMFTALIGLPVLLLVYVVDKKIYRNQSQH